A part of Sebastes umbrosus isolate fSebUmb1 chromosome 21, fSebUmb1.pri, whole genome shotgun sequence genomic DNA contains:
- the LOC119480322 gene encoding 2-lysophosphatidate phosphatase PLPPR4, with translation MSAREKGIPTKDSVSLLPCFYFVELPILVSSVVSLYFLEWTDVFKPVKSGFNCHDRSLSLPYIDPNHEVIPLLMLLSLAFAGPAITIMIGEAILFCCLSRRKSGGGAEANINAAGCNFNSFIRRAVRFVGVHAFGLCATALITDILQLMTGYPTPYFLTVCKPNYTTLNVSCEQNPFVIEDICSGADPAAIMQGRKSFPSQHATLASFAAVYVSMYFNSTLTDSSKLLKPLLVFSFIICAIICGLTRIIQYKNHAIDVYLGFLLGGAIAVYLGLYAVGNFQPSEEASASPPPVLHRPPCSLPHISQEAVLHHLQMKASMAGEPGIHTSHSEGLLHRGLQQQRSDDSLKRSSADVEVISPRSPPSKDAMMTFSHTLPRVHTPQAMAAYEEAARRHAATLHHASMDSSRSKQLLSQWKSKNNNHKCSLQVPESFSSSVDSSSGHSSQHPHHHGSMELRSSSDPAAMGLNGGFDGHAYMSKLATGASTTLPSNCSGITGGARISMQSRPGSSQLVHIPEEAHENYNNASPRTGGGGGGIEGMSTINSTVQANWQRAAEKTTACRTYDNGQNTQPRIMQVIAMSKQQGLLQTHSKSLDESSIGCSTTGSCQGSARYRVLTDQDPFSTTGPSSLGSTTGSISGSTGAIVRVEAHPEANKPPVIQAPSTDGSWRWRSLDHGTGAGGGTVTSEAGGGSGGGGGGSLRQSFELNDLNRDSESSDSIREGSIDRKRGNHIVTTAATVSTPPIVTVHTQNTSQSEHRLQPQGLSTIRVTPGDGSGSGSGGGGGRGGGGESASETPSVASSRESTLRRKGNNVILIPERANSPDNARNIFYKGTSITPVFKD, from the exons CTGCCGATCCTGGTGTCGTCCGTGGTCAGCCTGTACTTCCTGGAGTGGACGGATGTGTTCAAGCCGGTGAAGTCTGGCTTCAACTGCCATGACCGCAGCCTGAGCCTTCCCTACATCGACCCCAACCATGAAGTCATCCCCCTCCTGATGCTGCTCAGCCTGGCCTTCGCCGGTCCTGCCATCACG ATAATGATCGGAGAGGCCATCCTATTCTGCTGTCTGTCTCGGAGGAAGAGCGGCGGCGGGGCCGAGGCCAACATCAACGCCGCTGGCTGCAACTTCAACTCCTTCATACGCAGAGCCGTTCGCTTCGTTG GCGTCCATGCTTTCGGTCTCTGTGCCACGGCCCTAATCACCGACATCCTCCAACTGATGACCGGCTACCCAACGCCCTACTTCCTCACTGTGTGTAAACCCAACTACACCACGCTCAACGTCAGCTGTGAGCAGAACCCCTTCGTCATTGAGGATATCTGCTCAGGGGCCGACCCGGCAGCCATCATGCAGGGCAG AAAATCCTTCCCGTCGCAGCACGCTACCCTCGCATCCTTCGCCGCTGTCTATGTTTCG ATGTACTTCAACAGCACTTTGACGGACTCATCCAAGCTGCTCAAGCCACTACTGGTCTTCTCCTTCATTATCTGTGCCATAATTTGTGGTCTGACCCGGATTATTCAGTACAAGAACCACGCCATCGACGTCTACCTGGGCTTCCTACTTGGCGGAGCCATTGCTGTCTACCTG GGGTTGTATGCAGTTGGAAACTTTCAGCCTAGTGAGGAGGCCAGTGCCAGTCCCCCTCCAGTACTACACCGTCCCCCCTGCTCCTTGCCCCACATAAGCCAGGAGGCAGTACTCCACCACCTGCAAATGAAAGCCAGCATGGCCGGGGAGCCTGGCATACACACCTCCCACTCTGAGGGCCTCCTCCACCGAGGCCTTCAACAGCAGAGGTCTGACGACAGTCTGAAGCGTTCCAGTGCCGATGTTGAAGTGATCTCCCCCCGCAGCCCCCCGAGCAAAGACGCCATGATGACCTTTAGCCACACCCTTCCTCGGGTCCACACCCCCCAGGCCATGGCAGCGTATGAGGAAGCAGCCAGACGTCACGCTGCCACCCTCCACCATGCCTCCATGGACTCCAGCCGCTCGAAGCAGCTTCTGTCTCAATGGAAAAGTAAGAACAACAACCACAAATGCTCCCTGCAGGTCCCAGaatccttctcctcctctgtagATTCGTCATCTGGCCATTCCTCCCAGCATCCGCACCACCACGGCAGTATGGAGCTCCGATCCAGCTCTGATCCAGCGGCTATGGGCCTGAATGGGGGCTTTGATGGTCATGCATACATGTCCAAACTGGCCACAGGTGCTAGTACCACCCTACCCAGTAATTGTAGTGGCATCACCGGAGGGGCCAGGATATCCATGCAATCTAGACCTGGGTCTTCACAGCTTGTCCACATACCAGAGGAAGCTCATGAGAATTACAACAACGCCTCCCCGAGGacggggggaggaggaggaggaattgAGGGGATGTCGACAATAAATAGCACCGTTCAGGCAAACTGGCAAAGGGCAGCAGAGAAGACTACAGCCTGCAGGACTTACGATAATGGGCAGAACACCCAGCCGCGGATCATGCAAGTGATAGCTATGTCCAAGCAGCAGGGTCTATTACAGACCCATTCTAAGAGCTTAGATGAGAGCAGCATAGGCTGCAGCACCACCGGGAGTTGCCAGGGCTCTGCTCGCTACAGGGTGCTCACTGATCAAGACCCCTTTAGCACCACAGGGCCCAGCTCACTGGGTAGCACCACGGGCAGTATTTCAGGGAGTACCGGAGCAATTGTCAGAGTAGAGGCCCACCCTGAAGCCAACAAGCCGCCGGTGATCCAAGCTCCGTCCACAGATGGATCATGGAGGTGGCGGTCCCTGGATCATGGCACTGGAGCTGGTGGAGGTACAGTGACTagtgaagcaggaggaggatcaggaggaggaggaggtgggagcTTGAGGCAGTCCTTTGAGCTCAACGATCTAAACAGAGACTCAGAAAGCTCAGACTCGATACGCGAAGGGTCCATTGACAGGAAGCGTGGCAATCACATCGTCACCACCGCTGCCACCGTTAGCACCCCACCCATAGTTACTGTTCACACCCAGAACACCAGCCAGTCAGAGCACAGGCTCCAGCCCCAGGGCCTCTCTACCATAAGGGTCACTCCGGGGGATGGTAGTGGTTCTGGAtctggaggaggtggtggcagaggaggaggtggagagagcgCTTCAGAAACCCCCTCCGTCGCCTCCAGTCGCGAGTCCACACTGCGGAGAAAAGGCAATAATGTCATCCTGATTCCAGAGCGAGCCAACAGCCCCGATAACGCCCGGAACATTTTCTACAAGGGAACGTCGATTACTCCTGTTTTCAAGGACTAA